One window of Streptomyces sp. NBC_00273 genomic DNA carries:
- a CDS encoding sulfurtransferase: protein MSRSDVLVDADWVEAHLNDANVVIVEVDEDTSAYDKNHITNAVRIDWKSDLQDPVRRDFVDQEGFEKLLSAKGISNDDTVVLYGGNNNWFASYAYWYFKLYGHQDVKLLDGGRKKWELDSRDLVDGKDVPNRPATAYKAKPQDTSIRAFRDDVVAAIGSLNLVDVRSPDEFSGKLLAPAHLPQEQSQRPGHVPSARNIPWSKNANDDGTFKSDDELTALYQAEQVDLAKDTIAYCRIGERSALTWFVLHELLGQENVKNYDGSWTEYGSLVGVPIELGANK from the coding sequence GACGAGGACACGTCCGCGTACGACAAGAACCACATCACCAACGCCGTCCGGATCGACTGGAAGAGCGACCTCCAGGACCCGGTCCGCCGTGACTTCGTGGACCAGGAGGGCTTCGAGAAGCTCCTCTCCGCCAAGGGCATCTCCAACGACGACACCGTCGTCCTCTACGGCGGCAACAACAACTGGTTCGCGTCCTACGCTTACTGGTACTTCAAGCTCTACGGCCACCAGGACGTCAAGCTCCTCGACGGCGGCCGCAAGAAGTGGGAGCTCGACTCCCGCGACCTGGTCGACGGCAAGGACGTCCCGAACCGCCCGGCCACCGCGTACAAGGCCAAGCCCCAGGACACCTCCATCCGCGCCTTCCGCGACGACGTCGTGGCCGCGATCGGCTCCCTGAACCTGGTCGACGTCCGTTCGCCCGACGAGTTCTCCGGCAAGCTGCTCGCCCCGGCGCACCTCCCGCAGGAGCAGTCGCAGCGCCCCGGCCACGTGCCGAGCGCCCGCAACATCCCGTGGTCGAAGAACGCCAACGACGACGGCACCTTCAAGTCGGACGACGAGCTGACCGCCCTCTACCAGGCGGAGCAGGTCGATCTGGCGAAGGACACCATCGCCTACTGCCGCATCGGTGAGCGCTCCGCGCTCACGTGGTTCGTGCTGCACGAGCTCCTGGGCCAGGAGAACGTCAAGAACTACGACGGTTCGTGGACCGAGTACGGCTCGCTCGTCGGCGTGCCGATCGAGCTCGGCGCCAACAAGTAA
- a CDS encoding DUF1416 domain-containing protein, producing the protein MCGAQIGGPDLATLKPGETAIQGQITKDGEPVSGYVRLLDSTGEFTAEVPTSATGQFRFYAATGSWTLRALVPGAQADRAVVVAEAGGVTDVAIAV; encoded by the coding sequence ATGTGTGGAGCACAGATCGGCGGGCCCGACCTCGCGACGCTGAAGCCCGGTGAGACGGCCATCCAGGGCCAGATCACCAAGGACGGCGAGCCGGTGTCCGGCTACGTCCGCCTGCTGGACTCGACCGGCGAGTTCACCGCGGAGGTCCCGACCTCGGCGACCGGCCAGTTCCGCTTCTACGCCGCCACCGGCTCCTGGACGCTGCGGGCGCTCGTCCCGGGCGCCCAGGCGGACCGCGCCGTGGTCGTCGCCGAGGCCGGCGGCGTGACGGACGTGGCGATCGCGGTCTGA
- a CDS encoding DUF3099 domain-containing protein translates to MYARRRRAYFLLMGGCLVLFVSAWTFVRLLSVEAAVAMCVVAMVIPPVAAMIANRRGPDDRWWDDPSGDPKSDEWWDELDGKRRHED, encoded by the coding sequence ATGTACGCCCGGCGCCGACGCGCCTACTTCCTGCTCATGGGCGGATGCCTGGTCCTCTTCGTCTCCGCCTGGACCTTCGTGCGCCTGCTGTCGGTGGAGGCGGCGGTGGCCATGTGCGTGGTCGCGATGGTCATCCCACCGGTCGCCGCGATGATCGCCAACCGGCGCGGCCCGGACGACCGCTGGTGGGACGACCCCTCGGGCGATCCGAAGTCCGATGAGTGGTGGGACGAACTGGATGGAAAGCGGCGTCACGAGGATTGA
- a CDS encoding FABP family protein: MIQIPSDLNPGLVPLAFLLGNWEGAGVFDFPGEEKCNFGQEVVFSHDGRDFLEYTSHTWVLDAEGNKVRPLESESGYWRIDKDRKVEIVMVRDQGVVEVWYGELADQKPQIDLVTDAVARTAASGPYSGGKRLYGYVKSDLMWVGEKATPDVELRPYMSAQLKKVVTPEEVAEMARNLPDMPDDGIAFFR; encoded by the coding sequence ATGATCCAGATCCCGTCCGACCTGAACCCGGGCCTCGTCCCCCTCGCCTTCCTCCTCGGCAACTGGGAGGGTGCGGGAGTCTTCGACTTCCCCGGTGAGGAGAAGTGCAACTTCGGCCAGGAAGTCGTCTTCAGCCACGACGGCCGGGACTTCCTGGAGTACACCTCCCACACCTGGGTCCTCGACGCCGAGGGCAACAAGGTGCGCCCGCTGGAGTCCGAGTCGGGCTACTGGCGCATCGACAAGGACCGCAAGGTCGAGATCGTCATGGTCCGCGACCAGGGCGTCGTCGAGGTCTGGTACGGCGAGCTCGCCGACCAGAAGCCCCAGATCGACCTGGTCACCGACGCGGTCGCCCGCACCGCGGCCTCCGGCCCGTACAGCGGCGGCAAGCGGCTCTACGGCTACGTGAAGAGCGACCTCATGTGGGTCGGCGAGAAGGCCACCCCGGACGTCGAGCTGCGCCCGTACATGTCGGCCCAGCTGAAGAAGGTCGTCACGCCCGAGGAGGTCGCCGAGATGGCGCGCAACCTCCCGGACATGCCGGACGACGGCATCGCCTTCTTCCGCTGA
- a CDS encoding Fur family transcriptional regulator, which produces MGSSVDTEGSDWKSDLRQRGYRLTPQRQLVLEAVDALEHATPDEILVEVRKTASGVNISTVYRTLELLEELKLVSHAHLGHGAPTYHLADRHHHIHLVCRDCAEVIEADVDIAAEFTAKLRSTFGFETDMKHFAIFGLCRKCAAKQRAAQS; this is translated from the coding sequence GTGGGGAGCAGCGTGGACACCGAAGGCTCTGACTGGAAGAGCGACCTGCGGCAGCGCGGATACCGGCTGACACCGCAGCGCCAGCTCGTGCTCGAAGCGGTCGACGCCCTGGAGCACGCCACCCCGGACGAGATCCTCGTCGAGGTGCGCAAGACCGCCTCCGGGGTCAACATCTCCACCGTCTACCGCACCCTGGAGCTCCTGGAGGAGCTCAAGCTGGTTTCGCACGCCCACCTCGGGCACGGGGCCCCCACCTACCACCTCGCCGACCGGCACCACCACATCCACCTGGTCTGCCGGGACTGCGCCGAGGTCATCGAGGCGGACGTGGACATCGCCGCCGAGTTCACGGCGAAGCTCCGTAGCACCTTCGGCTTCGAGACCGACATGAAGCACTTCGCGATCTTCGGTCTGTGCCGCAAGTGCGCTGCCAAGCAGCGTGCCGCTCAGTCGTAG
- the ygfZ gene encoding CAF17-like 4Fe-4S cluster assembly/insertion protein YgfZ — protein MTSSPLLHLPGAVPAEGRDEGVAAHYGELYGEQRALTEGRGFVDLSHRGVVTVSGPERLSWLHLLLTQHLTELPAGQATEALILSANGHIEHALYLVDDGETTWAHVEPGTQGELIAYLESMKFFYRVEVADRTEEFAVVHLPAGSIAEVTPDKEHIVRETAYGRDVFLPRGELESFAAAHGPAAGLLAYEALRVEAHRPRLGLETDHRTIPHELGWIGTAVHLQKGCYRGQETVARVHNLGKPPRRLVFLHLDGSEVLLPAHGTPVRLASDGEEGRQLGFVTTAVRHHELGPIALALVKRNVPVDAPLLAGKTAAAQEVVVAP, from the coding sequence ATGACCAGCAGCCCCTTGCTCCATCTCCCCGGCGCCGTACCGGCCGAAGGCCGTGACGAGGGCGTCGCCGCCCACTACGGCGAGCTGTACGGCGAACAGCGCGCCCTCACCGAGGGGCGCGGATTCGTCGACCTCTCGCACCGCGGAGTCGTCACCGTCAGCGGGCCGGAGCGCCTGAGCTGGCTGCACCTGCTGCTCACCCAGCACCTCACCGAGCTGCCGGCCGGGCAGGCGACCGAGGCGCTGATCCTCTCCGCCAACGGGCACATCGAGCACGCGCTCTACCTCGTCGACGACGGCGAGACCACGTGGGCGCACGTGGAGCCGGGTACCCAGGGCGAGCTGATCGCCTACCTGGAGTCCATGAAGTTCTTCTACCGCGTCGAAGTCGCCGACCGCACCGAGGAGTTCGCGGTCGTGCACCTGCCGGCCGGTTCCATCGCCGAGGTCACCCCGGACAAGGAGCACATCGTCCGGGAGACGGCGTACGGCCGGGACGTCTTCCTGCCCCGCGGCGAGCTGGAGTCGTTCGCCGCCGCGCACGGCCCGGCCGCGGGCCTGCTCGCGTACGAGGCCCTGCGCGTCGAGGCGCACCGGCCGCGGCTCGGCCTGGAGACCGACCACCGCACCATCCCGCACGAGCTGGGCTGGATCGGTACCGCCGTGCACCTGCAGAAGGGCTGCTACCGCGGCCAGGAGACGGTCGCCCGCGTCCACAACCTGGGGAAGCCCCCGCGCCGCCTGGTCTTCTTGCACCTGGACGGCTCGGAGGTGCTGCTCCCGGCGCACGGCACGCCGGTGCGGCTCGCCTCGGACGGGGAGGAGGGCCGTCAGCTGGGCTTCGTGACCACGGCCGTCCGCCACCACGAGCTGGGTCCGATCGCGCTCGCACTGGTCAAGCGGAACGTGCCGGTCGACGCGCCGCTGCTGGCCGGGAAGACGGCCGCCGCGCAGGAGGTCGTCGTAGCCCCCTGA